Proteins encoded within one genomic window of Halorussus salilacus:
- the map gene encoding type II methionyl aminopeptidase, whose translation MSDSQVDLEAEKYEKHREAGEILAQVREEAADRVEVGASHLDVAEYAEDRIRELGGEPAFPVNISVDEEAAHATPSIDDDTEFGEEMVNLDIGVHVDGWIADTAVTVDLSGNPELEEASAEALDAALDLVEPGVETGDIGAEIESVIDGYGYNPVVNLTGHGLDQYQQHVAPNIPNRAVSQGVELEVGDVVAIEPFATDGTGKVSEGSDEEIFALEREGSVRDRQARKVLEQITEEFRTLPFATRWLDSSRAEMALRRLKMNDIVHGYPVLKEDDGFLVSQKEHTVIVTEDGCEVTTE comes from the coding sequence ATGAGCGACAGCCAGGTCGACCTCGAAGCCGAGAAGTACGAGAAGCACCGCGAGGCGGGCGAGATTCTCGCGCAGGTGCGCGAGGAGGCCGCCGACCGGGTGGAAGTCGGCGCGAGCCACCTCGACGTGGCCGAGTACGCCGAGGACCGCATCCGCGAACTCGGCGGCGAACCCGCGTTCCCGGTCAACATCAGCGTCGACGAGGAGGCCGCCCACGCCACGCCGAGCATCGACGACGACACCGAGTTCGGCGAGGAGATGGTGAACCTCGACATCGGCGTCCACGTCGACGGCTGGATCGCCGACACCGCCGTCACGGTCGACCTCTCGGGCAACCCCGAACTCGAGGAGGCCAGCGCGGAGGCGCTCGACGCCGCGCTCGACCTCGTCGAACCCGGCGTCGAGACCGGCGACATCGGCGCGGAGATCGAGTCGGTCATCGACGGCTACGGCTACAACCCAGTGGTGAACCTCACTGGCCACGGCCTCGACCAGTACCAGCAACACGTCGCGCCCAACATCCCGAACCGGGCGGTCTCGCAGGGCGTCGAGCTCGAAGTCGGCGACGTGGTCGCCATCGAACCGTTCGCCACCGACGGCACCGGCAAGGTCTCGGAGGGCAGCGACGAGGAGATATTCGCGCTCGAACGCGAGGGGTCGGTCCGCGACCGGCAGGCCCGGAAGGTCCTCGAACAGATCACCGAGGAGTTCCGGACCCTCCCGTTCGCCACCCGGTGGCTCGACTCCTCGCGCGCGGAGATGGCGCTCCGACGCCTCAAGATGAACGACATCGTCCACGGCTACCCGGTCCTCAAGGAGGACGACGGCTTCCTCGTGAGCCAGAAAGAGCACACCGTCATCGTGACCGAGGACGGGTGCGAAGTGACGACGGAGTAG
- a CDS encoding isoaspartyl peptidase/L-asparaginase, whose translation MKVIVHGGAGSAPDEPEPRQAVLDEAAATGAAASSVVDAVEDAVCVLESSPRFNAGVGGAVQSDGAVRTDAGVMTSDRDAGAACSMEGVEHAIRAARVVMEETPHVLVSGDHAVDLAADLGVETGVDLWTEKTRERWEDLDSTPEGSPSDHLDWLREKFGGSDTVGAVAYDGDDFAAATSTGGRWLALAGRVGDVPQIGSGFYAGPAGAASATGAGEDIAKATLTRRAVRHLETGHSAQEAADRAIAEFGELTGSSAGVIVLDTDGEAGSAFNSDEMQTAVGE comes from the coding sequence ATGAAGGTCATCGTCCACGGCGGGGCCGGGAGCGCTCCCGACGAACCGGAACCCAGACAGGCGGTCCTCGACGAGGCCGCCGCGACCGGCGCGGCGGCCTCGTCGGTCGTCGACGCGGTCGAGGACGCGGTCTGCGTCCTCGAATCCTCGCCCAGATTCAACGCCGGGGTCGGCGGCGCGGTCCAGAGCGACGGCGCGGTCCGGACCGACGCGGGCGTGATGACCAGCGACCGCGACGCCGGGGCGGCCTGCTCGATGGAGGGCGTCGAGCACGCGATACGCGCCGCCAGGGTCGTGATGGAAGAGACCCCCCACGTTCTCGTCTCGGGTGACCACGCGGTCGACCTCGCCGCGGATTTGGGGGTCGAGACGGGCGTCGACCTCTGGACGGAGAAGACCCGCGAGCGCTGGGAGGACCTCGACTCGACGCCCGAGGGGTCGCCCAGCGACCACCTCGACTGGCTCCGCGAGAAGTTCGGTGGTTCGGATACCGTAGGAGCAGTCGCCTACGACGGCGACGACTTCGCGGCCGCGACCTCCACGGGCGGCCGGTGGCTCGCGCTGGCGGGGCGAGTCGGCGACGTGCCCCAGATCGGGAGCGGGTTCTACGCTGGCCCCGCGGGCGCGGCCAGCGCCACCGGCGCGGGCGAGGACATCGCGAAGGCGACGCTCACCCGGCGGGCGGTCCGCCACCTCGAAACCGGCCACTCCGCCCAGGAGGCCGCCGACCGCGCCATCGCGGAGTTCGGCGAGCTCACGGGGTCGTCGGCCGGGGTCATCGTCCTCGACACCGACGGTGAGGCGGGAAGCGCGTTCAACAGCGACGAGATGCAGACCGCGGTCGGCGAGTAG
- a CDS encoding GNAT family N-acetyltransferase yields the protein MEPHPNAEVDTLDADGLRSDDPGPPTRLSTDRLVLHRAHPDTVEFGRVHDLFRDGAHADEVFELCGWDAHADEAETRAYLDEKVEQWERGEFFEYVVDVDGEYVGTTCLEIGDDGEAEFGLWLCKSHWGRGFSREVTDALTHVAFESLTAPYIAVGCLPSNERSRRALERFVARYGGAYYGSPPTVPSRKRDERAVVAHHEWVVTRDQFDSAERGISTLIPGVEYDDVTF from the coding sequence ATGGAACCGCATCCGAACGCGGAAGTGGACACTCTCGATGCCGACGGCCTCCGAAGCGACGACCCGGGACCCCCGACCCGGCTGTCGACCGATAGGCTCGTTCTGCACCGCGCCCATCCGGACACCGTCGAGTTCGGTCGAGTCCACGACCTGTTCAGGGACGGGGCCCACGCCGACGAGGTGTTCGAGCTGTGCGGCTGGGACGCCCACGCCGACGAGGCCGAGACGCGGGCGTACCTCGACGAGAAGGTCGAGCAGTGGGAGCGCGGGGAGTTCTTCGAGTACGTCGTGGACGTAGACGGCGAATACGTCGGCACGACCTGTCTCGAAATCGGTGACGACGGCGAAGCCGAGTTCGGTCTCTGGCTCTGCAAGTCCCACTGGGGTCGCGGATTCAGCAGGGAGGTGACCGACGCACTCACCCACGTCGCCTTCGAGTCGTTGACGGCTCCCTACATCGCCGTGGGGTGTTTGCCGTCGAACGAACGGTCGCGGCGCGCGCTCGAACGGTTCGTCGCTCGATACGGCGGCGCATACTACGGTTCGCCACCCACGGTTCCGAGCCGAAAGCGCGATGAGAGAGCGGTGGTCGCCCACCACGAGTGGGTCGTCACCAGAGACCAGTTCGATTCGGCCGAACGCGGCATCTCGACGCTGATTCCCGGGGTCGAGTACGACGACGTCACCTTCTGA
- a CDS encoding NAD(P)/FAD-dependent oxidoreductase, whose protein sequence is MHEAVVIGGGIVGSSVAYHLAKEGADVVLVDREDEGRATDAGAGILSPATSSRTGDDAWFEFAVEGVDYYPDLVERLGAEQDGDPGYAEPGLLSVAAADAEVAAFEEAMARIERRESDLGRPEPGSFEEVSPAEARERFPPLADDVRRAAYYENAGRVDGRLLTRAMRRAGEAHGLDVRRADAERVRVRDGSVTGVETDGGGIDAERVVVAGGAWSPEFGDQLGVAVPVDPQRGQIAHLDAGDRDTSDWPIVSPFRGHYVVPWGDDRVVAGATRETGSGFAPRLTAGGVREVLGECLRVAPGLDDARVEEVRVGLRPVSADRLPVLGAVPSVEGAYVATGHGATGLQLGPYSGKLVAQLVRGRDPETDLSAFGVGRFER, encoded by the coding sequence ATGCACGAAGCCGTGGTCATCGGCGGCGGAATCGTCGGCTCCTCGGTCGCCTACCACCTCGCGAAAGAAGGGGCGGACGTCGTCCTCGTGGACCGCGAGGACGAGGGCCGCGCCACCGACGCGGGCGCTGGCATCCTCTCGCCCGCGACCAGCAGTCGGACCGGCGACGACGCGTGGTTCGAGTTCGCGGTCGAGGGGGTGGACTACTACCCCGACCTCGTCGAGCGCCTCGGAGCCGAGCAGGACGGCGACCCCGGCTACGCCGAACCCGGGTTGCTCAGCGTCGCCGCGGCCGACGCCGAGGTCGCGGCCTTCGAGGAGGCGATGGCACGAATCGAGCGCCGCGAGTCCGACCTCGGTCGTCCGGAACCGGGCTCCTTCGAGGAGGTCTCGCCCGCCGAGGCCCGCGAGCGGTTCCCGCCCCTCGCCGACGACGTTCGGCGCGCGGCCTACTACGAGAACGCCGGGCGCGTCGACGGGCGACTCCTGACGCGAGCGATGCGGCGGGCGGGCGAAGCCCACGGCCTCGACGTTCGGCGAGCCGACGCCGAGCGAGTCCGAGTCCGCGACGGGAGCGTCACCGGCGTCGAGACCGACGGAGGGGGAATCGACGCCGAGCGCGTGGTGGTCGCGGGCGGGGCGTGGTCGCCCGAGTTCGGCGACCAGCTCGGCGTCGCGGTGCCGGTCGACCCCCAGCGCGGCCAGATCGCCCACCTCGACGCGGGCGACCGCGACACCAGCGACTGGCCCATCGTCAGCCCGTTCCGGGGTCACTACGTGGTCCCGTGGGGCGACGACCGGGTCGTCGCGGGCGCGACCCGCGAGACCGGGTCGGGGTTCGCGCCGCGTCTCACCGCGGGCGGCGTCCGGGAGGTTCTCGGCGAGTGTCTGCGAGTCGCGCCGGGACTCGACGACGCGCGGGTCGAGGAGGTCCGGGTCGGCCTCCGGCCGGTCTCGGCCGACCGACTGCCGGTGTTGGGCGCGGTCCCGTCGGTCGAGGGCGCGTACGTCGCCACCGGCCACGGGGCGACCGGGTTGCAACTGGGCCCCTACAGCGGAAAGCTGGTCGCACAGCTGGTCCGGGGTCGCGACCCCGAGACCGACCTCTCGGCGTTCGGCGTCGGGCGGTTCGAGCGGTGA
- a CDS encoding cupin domain-containing protein: MERVTIGNADSGGSGGGIDRRDLSASLGTTGLALVRYRLAPGGGFPSGLHAHADQEEVFVVIEGEATFETLAAPRGGAASDSGDENFAPETERDENFARDSGTEGDDDFAPVGREVVVGEGEAIRFAPGEFQSGRNAADRDLVALAVGAPRDTEDVRLPVACPECDRADVRLETGDEGVRFVCPDCGAERVPAPCPDCECEEMRLALDDTGRVVATCEDCETEFDDPPVRD, translated from the coding sequence ATGGAGCGCGTCACCATCGGAAACGCGGACTCCGGCGGTTCCGGAGGCGGAATCGACCGCCGAGACCTCTCGGCGTCCCTCGGGACGACCGGGCTCGCGCTCGTCCGCTATCGGCTCGCGCCCGGCGGGGGGTTCCCGAGCGGCCTCCACGCCCACGCCGACCAGGAGGAGGTGTTCGTCGTCATCGAGGGCGAAGCCACCTTCGAGACGCTCGCCGCGCCGCGGGGCGGCGCGGCGAGCGACTCCGGCGACGAGAACTTCGCTCCGGAGACCGAGCGCGACGAGAACTTCGCTCGGGACTCGGGAACCGAAGGCGACGACGACTTCGCGCCCGTCGGGCGCGAAGTCGTCGTCGGCGAGGGCGAGGCGATCCGGTTCGCGCCCGGCGAGTTCCAGTCGGGCAGGAACGCCGCCGACCGCGACCTCGTGGCGCTCGCGGTCGGCGCACCGCGAGACACCGAGGACGTGCGGCTTCCCGTCGCGTGTCCGGAGTGCGACCGCGCCGACGTGCGTCTGGAGACCGGCGACGAGGGGGTTCGGTTCGTCTGCCCGGACTGCGGGGCCGAGCGCGTTCCCGCGCCGTGTCCGGACTGCGAGTGCGAGGAGATGCGTCTCGCGCTCGACGACACCGGGCGGGTCGTCGCGACCTGCGAGGACTGCGAGACCGAGTTCGACGACCCGCCGGTCCGGGACTGA
- the hmgA gene encoding hydroxymethylglutaryl-CoA reductase (NADPH) translates to MTDDSVSGDPDALAEQVREGELRLHELDDRASAATAAEARRRLLEAETDADLDAVGDYALDAERAADASIENMVGAAQIPMGVAGPVEVAGGAADGEYYLPLATTEGALVASVNRGLSVITGTGGADARVTKSGMTRAPVFRVSGVAEAEEVVSWVGDHADDLREAAESTTSHGELLEVSPYVVGDSVFLRFVYDTKDAMGMNMATIATREAAELVEDETPASLVALSGNLCTDKKPAAINAVEGRGRSVTADVEVPRETVEERLHTTPEAIEEANTRKNLVGSAKAGSLGFNAHAANVVAAAFLATGQDAAQVVEGSNAITTIEAREDCLYASVSLASLEVGTVGGGTKLSTQSEALDVLGLRGGGDPAGSNADALAEIIAVGALAGELSLLAALASRHLSSAHEDLGR, encoded by the coding sequence ATGACCGACGATTCCGTCTCCGGCGACCCGGACGCGCTCGCCGAGCAGGTCCGCGAGGGCGAACTGCGACTCCACGAACTCGACGACCGCGCTTCCGCGGCGACCGCCGCGGAAGCGCGCCGCCGCCTGCTCGAAGCCGAGACCGACGCCGACCTCGACGCCGTCGGCGACTACGCGCTCGACGCCGAGCGCGCCGCCGACGCGAGCATCGAGAACATGGTCGGGGCGGCCCAGATTCCGATGGGCGTGGCCGGACCAGTCGAGGTCGCGGGCGGCGCGGCCGACGGCGAGTACTACCTCCCGCTCGCGACGACCGAGGGCGCGCTGGTCGCCAGCGTGAACCGCGGCCTGTCGGTCATCACCGGCACTGGCGGTGCCGACGCCCGCGTCACCAAGTCGGGGATGACCCGCGCGCCCGTCTTCCGCGTGTCCGGCGTCGCCGAGGCCGAGGAAGTCGTCTCGTGGGTCGGCGACCACGCCGACGACCTCCGGGAGGCCGCCGAGTCGACGACGAGCCACGGCGAACTCCTCGAAGTCTCGCCCTACGTCGTCGGCGACTCGGTGTTCCTGCGGTTCGTCTACGACACCAAGGACGCGATGGGGATGAACATGGCGACCATCGCCACGCGTGAGGCGGCCGAACTGGTCGAGGACGAGACCCCCGCGTCGCTCGTGGCGCTGTCGGGCAACCTCTGCACCGACAAGAAACCCGCCGCCATCAACGCCGTCGAGGGGCGGGGTCGGAGCGTGACCGCCGACGTGGAAGTACCCCGCGAGACGGTCGAGGAGCGCCTCCACACCACGCCCGAGGCCATCGAGGAGGCCAACACCCGCAAGAACCTCGTGGGGAGCGCGAAGGCCGGGAGCCTCGGCTTCAACGCCCACGCGGCGAACGTGGTCGCCGCCGCGTTCCTCGCGACCGGACAGGACGCCGCGCAGGTCGTGGAGGGGTCGAACGCCATCACCACGATAGAAGCGCGCGAAGACTGTCTCTACGCCAGCGTGAGCCTCGCGAGCCTCGAAGTCGGCACGGTCGGCGGCGGCACCAAGCTCTCGACCCAGTCGGAGGCCCTCGACGTGCTGGGACTGCGCGGCGGCGGCGACCCCGCCGGGAGCAACGCCGACGCGCTCGCCGAGATAATCGCGGTGGGCGCTCTCGCCGGTGAGCTCTCGCTTCTGGCGGCGCTGGCGTCCCGACACCTCTCGTCGGCCCACGAGGACCTCGGGCGGTAG
- a CDS encoding DUF5817 domain-containing protein, whose protein sequence is MYAVVGCSDCGALKIVEGRPETTQCPRCGKRRKFEKLKKFVETDDEDHAREVRSSMLANRQGEGEAFAELDSFTEMEARVDEAGPSDEEYLEASGIDSEAVAEAAERAESRSASTRGTSRKETVREALRELDRPTEDEVVAFADERGVPADYVRKSLEKLARRGEVSESRGRYRLL, encoded by the coding sequence ATGTACGCCGTCGTGGGGTGTAGCGACTGCGGGGCGCTCAAGATAGTCGAGGGACGCCCCGAGACGACACAGTGCCCGCGGTGCGGGAAGCGCCGGAAGTTCGAGAAATTGAAGAAGTTCGTCGAGACCGACGACGAGGACCACGCCCGCGAGGTCAGGTCGTCGATGCTCGCCAATCGGCAGGGCGAGGGCGAGGCCTTCGCGGAACTCGACTCGTTCACCGAGATGGAGGCCCGGGTGGACGAGGCCGGGCCGAGCGACGAGGAGTACCTCGAAGCGTCGGGCATCGACAGCGAGGCGGTCGCGGAGGCGGCCGAGCGCGCCGAGAGCCGGTCGGCCAGCACGCGGGGGACCTCGCGCAAGGAGACGGTCAGGGAGGCCCTGCGCGAACTCGACCGGCCGACGGAAGACGAGGTGGTCGCGTTCGCCGACGAGCGCGGGGTCCCGGCCGACTACGTCCGGAAGTCGCTCGAAAAGCTGGCTCGGCGGGGGGAGGTCAGCGAGAGCCGGGGACGCTACAGGCTACTCTGA
- a CDS encoding cupin domain-containing protein codes for MEVVPTEGVESTEAVEGVHLSLLAGGEEMNVQHFSIEPGAEVPEHSHHHEQTGYITGGTLTFLVDGEEFEVGEGDSYVLEGDEPHAAENRGDVPVTGIDVFSPPRDDPDWKD; via the coding sequence ATGGAAGTCGTTCCCACAGAAGGCGTCGAGTCGACCGAAGCCGTCGAGGGCGTCCACCTCTCGTTGCTCGCTGGCGGCGAGGAGATGAACGTCCAGCACTTCTCCATCGAACCCGGCGCGGAGGTGCCCGAGCACAGCCACCACCACGAGCAGACCGGCTACATCACGGGCGGTACCCTCACGTTCCTCGTCGACGGCGAGGAGTTCGAGGTCGGCGAGGGCGACTCGTACGTCCTCGAAGGCGACGAACCCCACGCCGCCGAGAACCGCGGCGACGTGCCGGTGACGGGTATCGACGTGTTCAGCCCGCCCCGCGACGACCCCGACTGGAAGGACTAG
- the icd gene encoding isocitrate dehydrogenase (NADP(+)), with protein sequence MSYDKVEVPEDGEKVTVEDGELKVPDNPIIPIIHGDGIGQDVGPAAQKVLTKAAEETGRDPQWMRVYAGETAREKYDENLPDETVEAIREHRVAIKGPLTTPVGAGFRSLNVALRQTLDLYANVRPTYYLDGVPSPMKAPEEMDMVTFRENTEDVYAGIEWEEGTDEAEKVREFVEDEMDFDGVMHEGPIGLGLKPISEKGSKRLVREAIDYAIENDRDKVTLVHKGNIMKFTEGQFGEWGMEVADEEYPDDEVFAAPDSLWEEQDEVDIPEDAVMVEERLADAMLQWMQLRTDEFDVLAMPNLNGDYLSDAAGAQIGGLGIAPGANFGDNRCLAEPVHGSAPKRAGQDKANPTALILSGRLLFEYLGWDDTERLIRDAVEETISSGTVTYDLARQREDAEKVATSEYADAICENIEKLS encoded by the coding sequence ATGAGCTACGACAAGGTGGAAGTCCCCGAAGACGGGGAGAAGGTGACGGTCGAAGACGGCGAACTGAAGGTACCCGACAACCCCATCATCCCCATCATCCACGGGGACGGAATCGGTCAGGACGTGGGTCCGGCCGCCCAGAAGGTGCTCACCAAGGCCGCCGAGGAGACCGGCCGCGACCCGCAGTGGATGCGCGTCTACGCCGGTGAGACCGCCCGAGAGAAGTACGACGAGAACCTCCCCGACGAGACGGTCGAGGCCATCCGCGAACACCGCGTCGCCATCAAGGGGCCGCTCACGACCCCGGTCGGCGCTGGCTTCCGCTCGCTCAACGTCGCGCTGCGACAGACCCTCGACCTCTACGCGAACGTCCGACCCACCTACTACCTCGACGGCGTCCCCTCGCCGATGAAGGCCCCCGAGGAGATGGACATGGTCACGTTCCGCGAGAACACCGAGGACGTGTACGCGGGCATCGAGTGGGAGGAGGGCACCGACGAGGCCGAGAAGGTCCGGGAGTTCGTCGAGGACGAGATGGACTTCGACGGCGTGATGCACGAGGGTCCCATCGGTCTCGGTCTCAAGCCCATCTCCGAGAAGGGGAGCAAGCGCCTCGTCCGCGAGGCCATCGACTACGCCATCGAGAACGACCGCGACAAGGTCACGCTGGTCCACAAGGGCAACATCATGAAGTTCACCGAAGGCCAGTTCGGCGAGTGGGGCATGGAGGTCGCCGACGAGGAGTACCCCGACGACGAAGTCTTCGCCGCGCCCGACTCGCTCTGGGAGGAGCAGGACGAGGTCGACATCCCCGAGGACGCGGTCATGGTCGAGGAGCGCCTCGCCGACGCGATGCTCCAGTGGATGCAGCTCCGGACCGACGAGTTCGACGTGCTCGCCATGCCGAACCTCAACGGCGACTACCTCAGCGACGCCGCGGGCGCCCAGATCGGCGGTCTGGGCATCGCGCCCGGCGCGAACTTCGGTGACAACCGCTGTCTGGCCGAACCCGTCCACGGCTCGGCGCCCAAGCGAGCCGGACAGGACAAGGCGAACCCGACCGCGCTCATCCTCTCGGGTCGCCTGCTGTTCGAGTACCTCGGCTGGGACGACACCGAGCGACTCATCCGCGACGCCGTCGAGGAGACCATCTCCTCGGGCACGGTCACCTACGACCTCGCCCGCCAGCGCGAGGACGCCGAGAAGGTCGCCACCAGCGAGTACGCCGACGCCATCTGCGAGAACATCGAGAAGCTCTCCTGA
- the tmk gene encoding dTMP kinase, which produces MLITLEGLDGSGKTTVWEVLREEFPAFVYTREPTETWYGEAVDRSVADDDADPVAELFLYTADHAAHLAETVRPALREGEVVVSDRYSDSRYAYQAVSIEGQVKRPLEYIRGVHQPWTRPPDATIYLDVDPETGAARSGATNKFEQAAFLSQVQRNYERLMDAEPERFVRVDATRSPEEVLDAVVDVVERLVDEWNDE; this is translated from the coding sequence ATGCTCATCACGCTGGAGGGACTCGACGGGAGCGGCAAGACCACGGTCTGGGAGGTGCTCCGCGAGGAGTTCCCGGCGTTCGTCTACACCCGCGAACCGACCGAGACGTGGTACGGCGAGGCGGTCGACCGGTCGGTCGCCGACGACGACGCCGACCCCGTGGCCGAGCTGTTCCTCTACACCGCCGACCACGCCGCCCACCTCGCCGAGACGGTCCGGCCAGCCCTGCGGGAGGGGGAGGTCGTCGTCTCCGACCGCTACTCGGACTCGCGGTACGCCTATCAGGCGGTCAGCATCGAGGGGCAGGTCAAGCGCCCGCTGGAGTACATCCGCGGGGTCCACCAGCCGTGGACCCGACCGCCCGACGCCACAATCTACCTCGACGTGGACCCCGAGACCGGCGCGGCACGGAGCGGCGCGACCAACAAGTTCGAGCAGGCGGCGTTCCTGAGTCAGGTCCAGCGCAACTACGAGCGCCTGATGGACGCCGAGCCCGAGCGGTTCGTCCGGGTCGACGCGACCCGGTCGCCCGAGGAGGTGCTCGACGCGGTGGTGGACGTGGTCGAGCGACTGGTGGACGAGTGGAACGACGAGTAG
- a CDS encoding complex I NDUFA9 subunit family protein: MNILVAGGTGFIGTNLVRELDDRGHDVTVLARDPAGADLPDGVEGARGDVTALDSIENAFEGQDAVVNLVALSPLFKPPAGTSHTEVHLGGTKNVVEAAEDHDVRKIVQMSALGADPDGTTEYIRAKGQAEEVVAESDLASTVVRPSVVFGEGGEFVSFTKKLTTPYVTALPGGGRTRFQPIWVGDLAPMLADCVESDHDGETYELGGPEVLTLADVTELVYRAEGRSVTVLPLPMALAKIGMTAIGPVPFAPFGPDQYRSLKFDNTVSHNDVDAFGVSDEDLTTLGSYLGVESGR, translated from the coding sequence ATGAACATTCTCGTCGCCGGAGGAACCGGCTTCATCGGGACGAACCTCGTGCGCGAACTCGACGACCGCGGTCACGACGTGACCGTCCTTGCACGCGACCCCGCGGGGGCCGACCTCCCCGACGGCGTCGAAGGCGCGCGAGGCGACGTGACCGCGCTCGACTCCATCGAGAACGCGTTCGAGGGGCAGGACGCGGTCGTGAACCTCGTCGCGCTCTCGCCGCTGTTCAAGCCGCCCGCCGGGACCTCCCACACGGAGGTCCACCTCGGCGGGACGAAGAACGTCGTCGAGGCCGCCGAGGACCACGACGTGCGCAAAATCGTCCAGATGAGCGCGCTCGGGGCCGACCCCGACGGGACGACCGAGTACATCCGGGCGAAGGGGCAGGCCGAGGAGGTGGTCGCCGAGTCGGACCTCGCGTCAACCGTCGTCCGGCCCTCGGTCGTGTTCGGCGAGGGCGGGGAGTTCGTCTCGTTCACGAAGAAGCTCACGACGCCGTACGTGACCGCGCTCCCCGGCGGCGGGCGCACCCGCTTTCAGCCCATCTGGGTCGGCGACCTCGCCCCGATGCTCGCCGACTGCGTCGAGTCCGACCACGACGGCGAGACCTACGAACTCGGCGGTCCGGAGGTGCTGACGCTCGCCGACGTGACCGAACTCGTCTACCGGGCGGAGGGACGGTCGGTGACCGTCCTGCCTCTGCCGATGGCGCTGGCGAAGATCGGTATGACGGCGATCGGTCCGGTGCCGTTCGCGCCCTTCGGCCCCGACCAGTACCGGTCGCTGAAGTTCGACAACACGGTCTCGCACAACGACGTCGACGCGTTCGGCGTGTCCGACGAGGACCTCACCACGCTCGGGTCGTACCTCGGCGTCGAATCCGGGCGCTGA
- a CDS encoding tubulin/FtsZ family protein has product MKLAMIGFGQAGGKIVDRFLEHDQRTGSNIVRSAVAVNSAKADLMGLDRVPQDQRVLIGQSRVKGHGVGADNELGAEIAEEDIDEIQGAIDNIPVHEVDAFLIVAGMGGGTGSGGAPVLAKHLKRIYTEPVYGLGILPGSDEGGIYTLNAARSFQTFVREVDNLMVFDNDAWRQSGESIESGYAEINEEIVRRFGILFGAGEVSGDGEVAESVVDSSEIINTLAGGGVSTIGYAAEEVENSNSGSGLLSRFTGGEDDGTTDTANTTNRITSLVRKAALGRLTLPCEIEGTERALLVMSGPPQHLNRKGIERGRKWLEEQTGSMEVRGGDYPVGDSNYVAGVILLSGVNNVPRIKELQEVAIEAQDNIEDIREESEDNLEELVEDDDDELEPLF; this is encoded by the coding sequence ATGAAGCTCGCAATGATTGGTTTCGGGCAGGCCGGTGGGAAGATAGTCGACAGGTTCCTGGAGCACGACCAGCGAACCGGAAGCAACATCGTCAGGTCGGCGGTCGCGGTCAACTCCGCGAAGGCAGACCTGATGGGTCTCGACAGGGTTCCTCAGGACCAACGGGTCCTCATCGGACAGTCCCGAGTGAAAGGTCACGGAGTAGGCGCGGACAACGAGCTCGGCGCGGAAATCGCCGAGGAGGACATCGACGAGATACAGGGAGCCATCGACAACATCCCCGTTCACGAGGTCGACGCCTTCCTCATCGTCGCGGGGATGGGCGGGGGAACCGGGTCGGGGGGTGCGCCAGTGCTTGCAAAGCACCTCAAGCGCATCTACACCGAACCCGTCTACGGCCTCGGCATCCTGCCCGGTAGCGACGAAGGGGGTATCTACACGCTCAACGCCGCCCGTTCCTTCCAGACGTTCGTCCGCGAAGTGGACAACCTGATGGTGTTCGACAACGACGCGTGGCGCCAGTCGGGCGAGTCCATCGAGAGCGGCTACGCCGAGATAAACGAGGAGATCGTCCGGCGATTCGGCATCCTGTTCGGCGCGGGCGAGGTCTCGGGCGACGGCGAGGTCGCAGAGAGCGTGGTGGACTCCAGCGAGATCATCAACACCCTCGCCGGGGGCGGCGTCTCGACCATCGGCTACGCCGCCGAGGAGGTCGAGAACAGCAACTCCGGGAGCGGCCTGCTCTCGCGGTTCACCGGCGGCGAGGACGACGGCACGACCGATACCGCCAACACCACCAACCGCATCACCAGCCTCGTCCGGAAGGCGGCACTCGGGCGACTCACCCTGCCCTGCGAGATCGAAGGCACCGAGCGCGCCCTGCTCGTCATGAGCGGCCCGCCCCAGCACCTGAATCGGAAAGGGATAGAGCGCGGGCGCAAGTGGCTGGAGGAGCAGACCGGTTCGATGGAGGTCCGGGGCGGCGACTACCCCGTGGGCGACTCGAACTACGTCGCTGGCGTCATCCTCCTGTCGGGCGTGAACAACGTCCCGCGCATCAAGGAGCTACAGGAGGTCGCCATCGAGGCCCAAGACAACATCGAGGACATTCGCGAGGAGAGCGAGGACAACCTAGAAGAACTCGTCGAGGACGATGATGATGAACTCGAACCACTGTTCTAA